The DNA segment CCGACTACACGTCTGATGGCGACATGGACCTGTTTGTGGGGCGCCCGGTGGCCAGCGGGGAGTTCTTCTACAAGACGGACAGCCAGGTTGATGCAAATTCGCTTGGTCAGCGCTATGTGAAGCTGCGTCTGGTTTCGCCGAATGCGGACAACGCTAACCGCCAGGGCATCGGGGCAGCGGTGACGGTGACTGCGGGCGGTCTGGTTCAGACGGCTCAAGTCGACGGTGGCAGCGGCCGTGGCGGTCAGCGAGACCGCACTTTGACCTTTGGGTTGGGAGATTACACCGGCCCGATCACGGCAACAATTCGGTGGCCTGGCGGCACAGTTCAAAGCGACGTCGACCTGATTGCAAGTGGAGCTGGTGCCGGCGAAACGGTCAATATTGTGAGCGACGCTGCTCCTACCGTCAGCAACGTGAACGTGGCCACTCTGGTCGTCCCGGGTACCACGTTCTTTGACTGGGTGTTCACGTGGGACACCGACGCGGCCTGCAAGGCTGCCAATGATGTCCTGACGTTCGACCAATTGGAAATTGCCAACCCGTGTTGGCCCGGCTGGACTACGGTAACACCGGCGACCACGGGGATCACCTACACCTATGCTGCCAAGTCCGGCGGTGGCTACACGCACACGATTCGGATCGACCATGAAGACTGCAACCTGAACTGCAGCTTCCGGTACACGGTTTCCAGCGACGGCGGTCTGCAGTCCGCGACCAGCCCGACCAAGACGAAGGTCGTCAAGTTCTGCCCCTCGGGGTTCTAGACAATAGGAGGGTCGACATGTCCCGAACGAAGTGGTCGTGGTCCGTCTCGCTGTTGACGATCTTCGTGTCAGCGTCGGCAGTCGCGGCAGATGATCTGGACGGTGTCAAAGTATTGGGATCGCTGGGCTTATCGCAATCAGTGCAGAACAGCTGCATCGCTATTTGGGTACCAGTGCCGCAGGATATGGCAATTAGCGGCATAAAATGGTACAATAACGATGCGATGGCGACGTTTCCGGAAGTACTTGTCCAGAGTGGCACCCCGGAATACCCCGTGGCCTTGACCGATGCCTATTCGGTGGCGGCGAATGTTTCCGGACCGTCAAGCGGTTGGGGGGAAGTGACGTTTTCCGGGTTGGTGGGCAGCGCAAGCGGAGGCCTGTACGTGATTTTCCGGGTGCCAGACGGAGTCGCGGCGACAGCAGACGGCGTTGGTGGCGGGCCCGCGCTTGGCTACACCAACGCGGCGTCCGGGCTGTCCGGCTGGTTGAGCGCCGATGGAGTGGAGTGGGAGCCGGTGCATCCGAGCTTCGGCTTTGCAGCGCAACCTGTTCTCGTAGCCGGCACACCTGGGATGACGCTCAAGTCCAAGGGGAAGGCAGGCGGCACGGTCGGGCAGGCAGCCAGCAATTCAGCGCCAGCAGTTGTGACTAGCTATCCGACCATCCTTCTTCCGGCATCACCGAATCCGTTCAACCCGCAGACGACGCTGAAGTATTCGGTAAGGGAAACCAGCCAAGTCGACCTGTGCGTGTTCAATGTGCGGGGCGAACTAGTGAATCGACTGGTTGCCGAGCGGAAGGAGCCGGGCGAGTACACTGTTGTGTGGGATGGGCGCGACCGTAGCGGGGCGGCCATGGCCAGCGGCGTGTACTTTGCGAGGTTCTTGGCAGGAAATGTGGCGATGTCGCAGCGGCTTGTACTGCTGCAATAGCTGTTGGCGAGCGGGGGTGGCCGCAACGCCACCCCCACGCAATCGAAAGCTGGCCGCAATGAAATTCGCGCATACGATCGCAATTGCGACTTTCCTGGCCGGCTGCGTGGCTCAAGTGGCGTGGGCCAGAACTTGGCGAGTGGAACTCAACGGTTCGGGGGACTTTAGGGATATACAGCCAGCGGTGGAGGCCGCATCATCAGGCGATACGATTCGTATCGGTCCAGGGAGATTTCAGCAACTGCATCAGATCGTTGCTCCGGCGTGGACGGAGGAGACGATTGTTGCGGTGACAAAGGACAATCTGACATTTATCGGAGCGGGGGCGGAACAGACGATTCTTGGCATGACGTCTTACTATGCACCGGAAGGTCGGTTTCCAAAGGTCATTTGTTCCGTCGACTCGCATGTTGGCGCCATCAGTGGTCTGACGATTGAGAACATGAAGACAGGAATCTATTGGTGGCAGGGGACTTTGGACGTGCATGATTGCGTGTTTCGACATTTTGGCGCCGGGATTGTGTGCTGGATCGATGGCGGAAGCATTCGCGATTGTCAATTTGAAATTAGCAATGATGGGAAAGCACTCACGCCGGAACTGACGAACACATTGATTGTTGATAGCTGCAGTTGTTTGGGGTACGGCCAGGGATTCACGTCCGGTGCTTCCGCCCACAACATCAATTTCTCAAATTGTGAATTTAGAGACAACCGTACTGCGATGGTGTACGACCGTTGGAGTACTGGTACGATCGAGAATACGACGATCGTGAATTCGATCTTTGCTGGTTTGATGGTCACATACAACTCGCAGGTGAATATGGTAGGTGTGCGCATCAACGGCGGGCAATACGGACTCTTTGTGTCTGGCGGATCAGTTGTGACCGGAGAAAACGTGATATTGGAAGGGACGACCGGTGAATCCCTGTACACTTCGTCCGAGTCGCATGTGACTATTAACAATAGTCACATTTTACCGGCGAGTGGCCTTGGAGTTGGTAGCCATGGCTACTTCGGAGCACCCGTGCTGCTGGACTTAAGTGGCAACTATTGGGGCACGACCAGTACGGATCTGATTGATAGCATGATCACAGACGGTGTCGACGACCCATTAGTTCACTGTACTGTGCAGTACTTGCCAATCGCCAACGGCCCGGTCCCGACCGAGTCCACTTCCTGGGGCGACCTGAAGGCCCTATTCCGGTGAGCCGAGGTCCAATTTCTCTCTCTCGCATTCACGCTGCGCGCCCCGACCGGGGAGCCAATCTGAACTGCCGCGGCCCGGGTGTGAACAATCGCAACAGGTCACACCCGACTGTCGCGATGCGGCACGCATTTGAGGATTGGGGAAAAACACGCAGTTATGATTTAACTCATTGATTTTCATGGATGTTGTCAGGCGCCTCGGGCAGGCACTATGACAAACACCACAAAACCCCAAAAAAAAAAAAAACCCCCAAAAACCCCCCCAACACAAAACCAAAACCAAAAACCCCCCCACCCCAAACCCCCCCCCCCCAACCCCCCCCCAGTTCCCCACCCGCCACGCCCGAACCCGTCCACCACCAGGTAGGCGGTACCGCAAACGGGCGGGGGGGGCTGAAGTCGACAGTTGTGACACACCCGGAAGACGTTTGTCCATAAATGGCCCGTGGGAGGCCGCCAAGCAGCCCGCCACAGTCGGCAACTGTCCTGCAGACGCCTGCGAGGTAGACGTCTGGCGAGCAGCGGCAAGATCGCGTGCCCACCAGACGTGAGCCACCACGTCGGCCCCAGCCGAACAGCTTCTCGGCAGCCGCACGATCTGGTCCGGCAGCGAGGCACCGCCTCCCGGCGTAGACCGGGCCAAGTCCTCGTCTCGCCAGCGCCGCAACTCGCCGCTGCAAGCAAGACAGGTCTGCGGGTGGATCTCCGTCTGCACACGCCCAGGTGCGCCGGCAGCGGCACATGGTGGTTCGGGCGGCGCTTCTTCGGCGTCGCGCGACCACCTCGGCGGAGCCTGGGGGGGAGGAACCGTGACCAGACCTGGTGCGGCGGCGCTCGATGGCCGGGACGACCTTCTCCTGCTGCGCCAAGAGGAGACAGTGCCAGGGCGTGCTTGAGGTAGGCGTTCTCGCGCAGGTGATGCAGCTCGCCAAGGAGTCCATCCAGCAGCGGGCATTGACCCGCGCAGCGCTTGAGTTCGGTGTGATGCGCGCGTTGTTGTCCATGCGCGCAGCATACACGACACGCGGATTAACACGGGAACAGTTTCCGGCCGTACCAAGGGCGTTTTCGTGCGCACATCGAGACCGCCGAGCAGCACCGCCAACCCGTCGCGTCAACGCACGCGAGCGCAGCGAACGTTCCGAGCTTGCTACACCGCTCTCCCAGGCAGGATCTTCAGGCGGTCGCGGTTGCGGTTGCAGAACAGAACAGGTGGCCCGAACGCGGGTCCTGGCCGACAGTCCGCGTCAACGCCGCCAGCGTGTCGAACGACTGCGGGGGGTAGGCACACGCTTTGGGGACGGTCAGCATTCCGGCGAGCACGCACAGCGAGCCAGCGCCACGAGGCAGGCGGCGGCCGTCGGCAGGGCGAGCTCGAACAGAGGCGGTGTCGGCGTCGCGGCCGGACAGGGACGAACTTGGGGGGTGGGGGCGCAGCCAGGCCCAGGGAGCCGACGCTGAATCGTCCTGGGCACGGCTGGCGGGAACTGCGGATGGTTGCGATCTCGCGGAGTACGACGACGGCTGGACATGAGGCACCTCGGGTTGGGGAGCGGCACAGCCGAAATCAGGGGCGGGGGAATACGCGCGGGGTCGGACGCTTACACCACAACCATGGCCCGATCCGTGCCTCCTTCCGGGCAAGTCGATCCGCACCGGATGCGACACGCCCAACAAGGAAGGAAGCCGTCATGAAGACCACCGTAAAAGCCCGCAAGAACCTGCTCTCCGCCCTGGCCCTGTCCACCGCCCTGCTGGCCGGAGGCGCCCAGGCCGCCGACGCGACCGCGTCCAC comes from the bacterium genome and includes:
- a CDS encoding right-handed parallel beta-helix repeat-containing protein, with protein sequence MKFAHTIAIATFLAGCVAQVAWARTWRVELNGSGDFRDIQPAVEAASSGDTIRIGPGRFQQLHQIVAPAWTEETIVAVTKDNLTFIGAGAEQTILGMTSYYAPEGRFPKVICSVDSHVGAISGLTIENMKTGIYWWQGTLDVHDCVFRHFGAGIVCWIDGGSIRDCQFEISNDGKALTPELTNTLIVDSCSCLGYGQGFTSGASAHNINFSNCEFRDNRTAMVYDRWSTGTIENTTIVNSIFAGLMVTYNSQVNMVGVRINGGQYGLFVSGGSVVTGENVILEGTTGESLYTSSESHVTINNSHILPASGLGVGSHGYFGAPVLLDLSGNYWGTTSTDLIDSMITDGVDDPLVHCTVQYLPIANGPVPTESTSWGDLKALFR